From a single Callithrix jacchus isolate 240 chromosome 5, calJac240_pri, whole genome shotgun sequence genomic region:
- the SLC4A1 gene encoding band 3 anion transport protein has product MDELQDDYEDVMEENLEQEEYEDPGVPEPQVEEPAAHDTEATATDYHTTSPRPGTHEVYVELQELVMDERNQELRWMEAARWVRLEENLGENGAWGRPHLSHLTFWSLLELQRVFSKGTVLLDLQESSLAGVANQLLDRFIYEEQIRPQDREELLRALLLTHSHAGELEVLGGVKPAVLTRSGDPSQPLLPQHPSLETQLFCEQGDGDAEGRSPSGILEKIPPDSEATLVLVGRATFLERPVLGFVRLQEAVELEAVELPVPVRFLFVLLGPEDPHIDYTQLGRAAATLMSERVFRIDAYMAQSRGELVRSLEGFLDCSLVLPPTDAPSEQALLSLVPVQRELLRRRYQLSPAKPDASFYKGLDLNGGLGGPEGPDDPLQQTGQFFGGLVRDIRRRYPYYLSDITDALSPQVLAAVIFIYFAALSPAITFGGLLGEKTRNQMGVSELLISTAVQGILFALLGAQPLLVVGFSGPLLVFEEAFFSFCESNGLEYIVGRVWIGFWLILLVVLVVAFEGSFLVRFISRYTQEIFSFLISLIFIYETFSKLIKIFQDHPLQKNYDYNVTTEPKPQGPLPNTALLSLVLMAGTFLFAMILRKFKNSSYFPGKLRRVIGDFGVPISILIMVLVDFFIEDTYTQKLSVPDGLQVSNSSARGWVIHPLGLRSHFPIWMMFASALPALLVFILIFLESQITTLIVSKPERKMVKGSGFHLDLLLVVGMGGVAALFGMPWLSATTVRSVTHANALTVMGKASTPGAAAQIQEVKEQRISGLLVSVLVGLSILMEPILSRIPLAVLFGIFLYMGVTSLSGIQLFDRILLLLKPPKYHPDVPYVKRVKTWRMHLFTGIQIICLVVLWVVKSTPASLALPFVLILTVPLRRVLLPLIFRNLELQCLDADDAKAAFDEDGQDEYDEVPMPV; this is encoded by the exons CTCACGACACCGAGGCAACAGCCACAGACTACCACACCACATCACCACGCCCTGGTACCCACGAG GTCTATGTGGAGCTGCAGGAACTGGTGATGGACGAAAGGAACCAGGAGCTGAGATGGATGGAGGCGGCGCGCTGGGTGCGACTGGAGGAGAACCTGGGGGAGAACGGGGCCTGGGGCCGCCCGCACCTCTCTCACCTCACCTTCTGGAGCCTCCTGGAGCTTCAGAGAGTCTTCAGCAAGG GTACCGTCCTCCTGGACCTGCAAGAGAGCTCCCTGGCGGGAGTAGCCAACCAACTGCTGGACAGGTTTATCTATGAGGAGCAGATCCGACCTCAGGACCGAGAGGAGCTGCTCCGGGCCCTGCTGCTCACACACAG CCATGCTGGAGAGCTCGAGGTCCTGGGGGGCGTGAAGCCTGCAGTTCTGACGCGCTCTGGGGATCCTTCACAGCCTCTGCTCCCCCAACACCCCTCACTGGAGACGCAGCTTTTCTGTGAGCAG GGAGACGGGGACGCAGAAGGGCGCTCACCATCTGGAATTCTGGAGAAGATTCCCCCGGATTCAGAGGCCACACTGGTGCTAGTGG GCCGTGCCACCTTCCTGGAGCGGCCCGTGCTGGGCTTTGTGCGGCTGCAGGAGGCGGTGGAGCTGGAGGCAGTGGAGCTGCCCGTGCCCGTGCGCTTCCTCTTTGTGTTGCTGGGACCCGAGGACCCCCACATTGATTATACCCAGCTCGGCCGGGCTGCTGCTACCCTCATGTCGGAGAGG GTGTTCCGCATCGATGCGTACATGGCTCAGAGCCGAGGGGAGCTAGTGCGCTCCTTGGAGGGCTTCCTGGACTGCAGCCTTGTGCTGCCTCCCACAGACGCCCCCTCCGAGCAGGCCCTGCTCAGTCTGGTGCCTGTGCAGAGGGAGCTTCTTCGAAGGCGCTACCAGCTCAGCCCTGCCAAGCCAGATGCCAGCTTCTACAAGGGCCTAG ACCTAAATGGGGGCCTAGGGGGCCCCGAGGGACCAGACGATCCTCTGCAGCAGACAGGCCAGTTCTTCGGGGGCTTGGTGCGTGACATCCGGCGCCGCTATCCCTACTACCTGAGTGACATCACAGATGCGTTGAGCCCCCAGGTCCTGGCTGCTGTCATCTTTATCTACTTTGCTGCCCTGTCACCTGCCATCACCTTTGGTGGCCTCCTGG GAGAAAAGACCCGAAACCAGATGGGCGTGTCTGAGCTGCTGATCTCCACTGCAGTGCAGGGCATTCTCTTCGCCCTGCTGGGGGCTCAGCCCCTGCTCGTGGTCGGCTTCTCAGGACCACTGCTGGTGTTTGAGGAAGCCTTCTTCTCG TTCTGCGAGAGCAATGGTCTGGAGTACATCGTGGGCCGCGTGTGGATCGGCTTCTGGCTCATCCTGctggtggtgttggtggtggcCTTTGAGGGCAGCTTTCTGGTCCGCTTCATCTCCCGCTACACCCAGGAGATCTTCTCCTTCCTCATCTCCCTCATCTTCATCTATGAGACCTTCTCCAAGCTGATCAAG ATCTTCCAGGACCACCCACTACAGAAGAATTATGACTACAACGTGACAACAGAGCCCAAACCTCAGGGCCCCCTGCCCAACACAGCCCTCCTCTCCCTTGTGCTCATGGCCGGTACCTTCTTATTTGCCATGATCCTGCGCAAGTTCAAGAACAGCTCCTACTTCCCGGGCAAG CTACGTCGAGTCATCGGGGACTTCGGGGTCCCCATCTCCATCCTGATCATGGTCCTGGTGGATTTCTTCATTGAGGATACCTATACCCAG AAACTCTCAGTGCCTGATGGCCTTCAGGTGTCCAACTCCTCAGCCCGGGGCTGGGTCATCCACCCACTGGGCTTGCGTTCCCACTTTCCCATCTGGATGATGTTCGCCTCCGCCCTGCCTGCTCTGCTGGTCTTCATCCTCATATTCCTGGAGTCTCAGATCACCAC GCTGATTGTCAGCAAACCCGAGCGCAAGATGGTCAAGGGCTCCGGCTTCCACCTGGACCTGTTGCTGGTAGTGGGCATGGGCGGGGTGGCTGCCCTCTTTGGGATGCCCTGGCTCAGTGCCACCACCGTGCGTTCCGTCACCCACGCCAATGCCCTCACTGTCATGGGCAAAGCCAGTACCCCAGGGGCTGCAGCCCAGATCCAGGAGGTCAAAGAGCAGCGGATCAGCGGGCTCCTGGTCTCTGTGCTTGTGG GCCTGTCCATCCTCATGGAGCCCATCCTGTCCCGCATCCCCCTGGCTGTGCTGTTTGGCATCTTCCTCTACATGGGGGTCACATCGCTCAGCGGCATCCAGCTCTTTGACCGCATCCTGCTTCTGCTCAAGCCACCTAAGTACCACCCAGATGTGCCCTACGTCAAGCGG GTGAAGACCTGGCGCATGCACCTGTTCACGGGCATCCAGATCATCTGCCTGGTAGTGCTGTGGGTGGTGAAGTCCACGCCAGCCTCACTGGCCCTGCCTTTCGTCCTCATCCTCACCGTGCCCCTACGGCGCGTCCTGCTGCCGCTCATCTTCAGGAACCTGGAGCTTCAGTGT CTGGATGCTGATGATGCCAAGGCAGCCTTTGATGAGGACGGTCAGGATGAATATGACGAAGTGCCCATGCCTGTGTGA